In Methanosarcina siciliae T4/M, one genomic interval encodes:
- a CDS encoding TspO/MBR family protein, whose product MSQKENIFRFLSSIIICLLAGAIGSIFTSSSLESWYLLLEKPTFNPPSWVFFPVWTALYTLMGISLFLVWGKGVQEKEVRVGVFLFGVQLGLNIFWSFLFFGMQSPYLAFLEILLLWLAILLTAIQFWKVSKVASYLLIPYFLWVSFAVLLNYQIWVLNP is encoded by the coding sequence ATGTCTCAGAAAGAAAATATCTTCAGGTTTCTATCCTCTATTATAATCTGCCTGTTAGCGGGGGCTATTGGCTCCATATTTACATCCTCTTCTCTGGAGAGCTGGTATCTTTTACTTGAAAAACCGACGTTTAATCCTCCTTCCTGGGTCTTTTTCCCTGTCTGGACAGCGCTTTATACGCTTATGGGAATCTCCCTTTTCCTTGTATGGGGAAAGGGGGTGCAGGAAAAAGAAGTAAGAGTGGGAGTTTTCCTTTTCGGGGTACAGCTGGGCCTCAATATATTCTGGTCTTTCCTATTCTTTGGCATGCAGTCTCCTTATCTTGCCTTTCTTGAGATTCTCCTGCTCTGGCTTGCAATTCTGCTGACAGCTATACAATTCTGGAAGGTTTCAAAGGTAGCTTCCTATCTCCTTATTCCCTATTTTCTCTGGGTCAGTTTTGCGGTGCTGCTTAATTACCAAATCTGGGTACTTAATCCATGA